GATTGGCTTATCAATATACTGGCATTCGGTATGGGAAATGGGATACAAACGGTGCTTACGTTTATTCCTGTGATTGCGTGTTTATATCTTTTTTTATCCATTTTAGAAAGCTCAGGTTATTTAGCTCGGGCAGCCTTTGTTATTGACCGATTTATGCAATGGCTTGGTTTGCCCGGTAAATCTTTTGTGCCGATGATCATCGGCTTTGGGTGCACTGTGCCGGCCGTGATGGCCGCTCGCACCTTAGAAAAAGAGCGGGAACGGCTATTAACGGTGGTGATGTCTCCTTTTATGTCATGTGGGGCTCGCTTACCTGTCTATGCTTTATTTGCCAGTGCCTTTTTTCCTGATAATGGACAAAACATTGTTTTTCTTTTGTATTTTATCGGTATTAGCGTCGCAGTATTAACGGGGTTTGTATTAAGCCGTACTGTTTTACCCGGTAAAAGTGAAAATATGTTTTTAGAATTACCTGATTATGAATTTCCAACGCTTAAAAGTACATTGATTAAAACGTGGCATAAATTAAAAGGTTTTTTATTGGGGGCTGGGAAAATCATTGTGTTGGTGGTGACATTATTAAATGTACTTAACTCTATTGGTTTAGATGGCAGTTTTGGCCACCAAGACAGCCAAGATTCAGTGTTGAGTCAAGGCGCAAAGTGGGTGACGCCTATCTTATCTCCCTTGGGCGTTAAAGCGGATAATTGGCCTGCGACAGTCGGTATTATTACCGGTCTTTTTGCTAAAGAGGCGGTGGTTGGCACTTTAAACAATCTTTATAGTACGCCATCAATACCTGAGGAAACGTCATTTTCATTATTAGATAAATTTAATGAGGCTTTGCAAACTATCCCTGAGAACTTGTTTGGTATAAGCATGGGTGATCCTTTGGGGTTAAATGTCGGTGATATTGCTAATTTAGATATTGCAGCTACTGAGCAAGGTGTCGATTTGAGTATTTATAAAAACATTCAAAAAGCGTTTGTTAGTCAGGAGGCCGCCTTTGCTTATCTCTTATTTATTTTATTATATGCACCCTGTGCCGCCGCTATGGGGGCAATTGTGCGAGAAGTTGGTGGGACGTGGGCTAAATTTATTGCACTGTGGACAACCTTAAGTGCGTATATTGTTGCCACGCTTTATTATCAGATAGCGACTTTTATGCAACAACCTAAAATAAGTGTTATTTATATTACACTGTCGATTTTTATTATGTTCAGCGTTTTATTTTTATTAAAGCGTCGCGGTAATGTATTGCAACAAAAGGTGCATTTATGATTTTAGAGTCGATAAAACAATATGTGCAACAACGAGAGCGGGTGAGTGAAGCGTGTTTATTAACTCATTTTCATTTAAGCGCGCAAGGACTAGCCCCTATGATGCAAGTTTTGCTACAACGCGGGAAATTGTATAAAACAATACATCTCCAAGGTGATGCGGGTATACAGACTATTTTTTATGATTATTCGCCTAAAAAACAAATCCCTATCATCACTACGCTATAATGGTAAAAGACTTTCTTTAAAGAGGAGGTCTTTTTGCCTAGCTATCTTCGTTTATCCTTTGTACAATCCTTTTTTTGGATTTTGTTGTATGGGGCCCCATGAGTATTAAAAAAGTAAACCTACTAAATTTAAACCGCGAAGGTTTACGTGCATTTTTTGTTGATATGGGTGAAAAAGCCTTTCGTGCAGAGCAAGTAATGAAGTGGATCTATCATTACGGTTGTGACGATTTTTCAGAAATGAGTAATATTAATAAAAAACTGCGTGAAAAATTAACGTTATGTGCAGAAATTGTGGCACCTGAAGTGCGCGTTGAACAACGTAGTAAAGATGGTACGATTAAATGGGTGATGAAGGTTGGCGATCAAGATATCGAAACCGTTTATATCCCTGAAAAAGACAGAGCAACATTATGTGTGTCATCGCAAGTGGGTTGCGCGTTAGCATGTAATTTTTGCTCTACAGCGCAGCAAGGTTTTAATCGAAACTTAACGGTGTCTGAAATTATTGGTCAAGTTTGGCGTGCGGCAAAAATTGTAGGCGTCATGGGCGAGAGTGGTAAGAGACCTATCACTAATGTCGTTATGATGGGTATGGGTGAGCCCTTACTAAACTTAAATAACGTAATACCTGCGATGGAGCTTATGCTTGATGATTTTGGTTATGCTTTATCAAAACGTCGCGTCACTATCTCAACTTCGGGTGTGGTTCCCGCGTTAGATATTTTAGGAGATCGCATCGATGTGGCTTTAGCTATATCACTGCACGCCTCAAATGATGAATTACGTTCGCAAATGATGCCTATTAATGATAAATATAACATTGCAGATTTTTTAGCAGGTGTTAAGCGTTATATAGCAAAATCAAAAGCAAACAGAGGTAAGGTTACCATTGAATATCTCTTGCTAGATCACTTTAATGACTCGACAGATCAAGCGCATGAATTGGCTATCTTATTGAAAGATACGCCGTGTAAAATAAATCTTATTCCTTTTAATCCTTTCCCGGATAACAGTTACAAGAAACCGAGTAACAGCCGAGTGGATCGTTTTAATAAAGTTTTAATGGAATATGGCTACACTGTTATTGTCCGTAAAACACGAGGCGATGATATTGATGCTGCGTGTGGTCAACTTGTGGGAGATGTGATAGATCGAACTAAACGCACCATGAGAAAACGACAAATGGGTGAAAACATAGCAATTTCAGAATGTTAAAAATAAAATAATCTGTTTTTTTTAGATCTATATTGGATTACAATAAAAAAACAATGAAAAATTATTTGATTTCGTTCAATATGGTTAATCTACTTTTGTTATAAGTATTAAATTTTTTTAGGGACTTTATGCGTTTTATATTAGCCATCCTCATATCTACAACTTTACTTTTAGGTTGTGTATCTGGAGATGTGACTGTTGTAACTAAAAATACAGGTGCTGGTGCAGTGATGCGCTTTGATCCTGTTGGCGCTGCAAGAACGCGCGTTAAATTAGCTTTGCTTTATTTGCGTCAAGAGAACATGCAATTAGCCAAAGAAAATTTAGATAAGGCCTTAAAATACCAACCCGAGGATGCCAGCGTTAATCGGGTTTTTGCTTATTACTATCAAAAGGTGAACGAAAGTGATCTTGCAGAGTTTTATTATAAGAAAGCCTTGTTATTAGAGCGTGATAATGCGGATACTTATAATAATTACGGGGCGTTTTTATGCAGAGATGGGCGTTATGACGCTGCTGATCAAGCCTTTATAAAGGCAATCGAACAGTCCGCGTATAATGCGGTGGCAAATACGTATGAAAATGCGGGAATGTGCGCTGAAAAATCAGGGAAGATAAGTAAAGCATTACATTATTATCAATCTGCATTATCTCACGGGCCCCAAAAGGTTTATCTTAACCTGGCATTA
The sequence above is a segment of the Psychromonas sp. CNPT3 genome. Coding sequences within it:
- the feoB gene encoding Fe(2+) transporter permease subunit FeoB — translated: MNLTIATIGNPNSGKTTLFNALTGSHQRVGNWSGVTVDKKTGTFKLHNGQVVTLIDLPGIYNLDQDALGGSIDERIAFDYVMQNMPDIIINVIDASCLERSLYLTLQLRELGLPVVAVLNKLDVAKKKKLCIDTKRLARELGCPLFMLSAHDKVGVSNLIKELQSVHLQLEKRVALRLNYGDELEGVISALEKQFDPSTLGLRALAIKVLEKDSSLNRYFTKDKQRRVTELLFDIKVDVDLQIAETRYSFIYQITQKSVRIEGHLGRSITEKIDAFTLHKYIGIPFFLLVMYLMFMFSINIGSAFIDFFDLFSGAVFVDGFALILGAMSVPDWLINILAFGMGNGIQTVLTFIPVIACLYLFLSILESSGYLARAAFVIDRFMQWLGLPGKSFVPMIIGFGCTVPAVMAARTLEKERERLLTVVMSPFMSCGARLPVYALFASAFFPDNGQNIVFLLYFIGISVAVLTGFVLSRTVLPGKSENMFLELPDYEFPTLKSTLIKTWHKLKGFLLGAGKIIVLVVTLLNVLNSIGLDGSFGHQDSQDSVLSQGAKWVTPILSPLGVKADNWPATVGIITGLFAKEAVVGTLNNLYSTPSIPEETSFSLLDKFNEALQTIPENLFGISMGDPLGLNVGDIANLDIAATEQGVDLSIYKNIQKAFVSQEAAFAYLLFILLYAPCAAAMGAIVREVGGTWAKFIALWTTLSAYIVATLYYQIATFMQQPKISVIYITLSIFIMFSVLFLLKRRGNVLQQKVHL
- a CDS encoding FeoC-like transcriptional regulator, which translates into the protein MILESIKQYVQQRERVSEACLLTHFHLSAQGLAPMMQVLLQRGKLYKTIHLQGDAGIQTIFYDYSPKKQIPIITTL
- a CDS encoding bifunctional tRNA (adenosine(37)-C2)-methyltransferase TrmG/ribosomal RNA large subunit methyltransferase RlmN, which translates into the protein MSIKKVNLLNLNREGLRAFFVDMGEKAFRAEQVMKWIYHYGCDDFSEMSNINKKLREKLTLCAEIVAPEVRVEQRSKDGTIKWVMKVGDQDIETVYIPEKDRATLCVSSQVGCALACNFCSTAQQGFNRNLTVSEIIGQVWRAAKIVGVMGESGKRPITNVVMMGMGEPLLNLNNVIPAMELMLDDFGYALSKRRVTISTSGVVPALDILGDRIDVALAISLHASNDELRSQMMPINDKYNIADFLAGVKRYIAKSKANRGKVTIEYLLLDHFNDSTDQAHELAILLKDTPCKINLIPFNPFPDNSYKKPSNSRVDRFNKVLMEYGYTVIVRKTRGDDIDAACGQLVGDVIDRTKRTMRKRQMGENIAISEC
- the pilW gene encoding type IV pilus biogenesis/stability protein PilW, with the translated sequence MRFILAILISTTLLLGCVSGDVTVVTKNTGAGAVMRFDPVGAARTRVKLALLYLRQENMQLAKENLDKALKYQPEDASVNRVFAYYYQKVNESDLAEFYYKKALLLERDNADTYNNYGAFLCRDGRYDAADQAFIKAIEQSAYNAVANTYENAGMCAEKSGKISKALHYYQSALSHGPQKVYLNLALARLYINQKSYEDAYVSLLRYDKIKKASAESLWLWVRLSAAENKKASFDKYSQALVLQFPDSQQALKYLNHDY